The Bacteroidota bacterium region AACGTACCCCTGCACTTACACGGTGGTTGCCCAATAAATCACTAATGGCCGTTTTAACTTGGAACACAAGGTTCATATTGGCAAACGGACTTGGCCCTTGTCCGTTGGTATTCAGGTGGTAATAAGTGTGTAAAATGCTGTTGTCAATCTGCGATACATAGTAATCTGGGAACATGGCCGTGAAAAAGTTACCTGTTACGGCATTTTCTTGCAGCGCACTACCGCTTTTGGCCTTGCGGTTAAGTATATAATCAGCAGGGAAACGGGTTTGGAAAAAGTATTTTCCTGTATCAACCGGCAATTTATCAACCGAGTCTTTGGGCACTATGGTAAAATTGGCTTGCTCTACTACGATGTCTTCTTCTTTCTTCTCGGGAGGGACAACAATAGATGTTTCAGGAGGAATATCCCCGTAAAAGTAGTTCATCTCCGTTTCAAGCCTGTAACCCGTGGGTACAATGTTTATGTATTCCGCATCGGCTTCAACCTCTTCTGATATATTGGTTTCAAAAATCTGATAGCGGTCATTAAACATTAGCAGGTTGTATTCAGCATCGTCGGTACTGGCAAGGTCGCGCCCTAAAATATTGCGTTTGTAGTTGGTAAGCGGATAATACCGGTAAGAATTGGCAAACGTATTGGCAGCGTCAATCGATACGATGGTGCTATCCGTAGTTGAGTACGTTTTGCCGTTGATGATAACACTTTGCAACGAGCCAGTAGGGAGTAATATTTTACTGTGCAACGTATCAATACGGCCATTGGCGTATTTTATAAAAGCGCGCCCTTCTTTAAACACCACAGTATCTTTACAAGCATAGGCATTATAAATACCACTGATGTCAGACACAAACGAATAGAAACCAGGTAGGTAAAACACGGGTTGCATTTCGTTTATCTCAGGGGTATTGGTAATGCGTTTCAGTACGTTGTTTTTAGTAGTGTAGTTATACAAAAACACATCAAAACTGCCTTCGTAATCAGCGTCCTTCAAAAAGCTGGGACTAAACGATAAAGTATCGTACGGACGGTTAGAGCTGAATATCAACTGCGATTGGTCAGCATTAAAACGCGGCCATAAATCGTCAAAAATATCATCCGTCAGTTGGGTGAGTGCTTCACTGGTTAAATCGTACAGATACAAATCTGTTTGACCGTTTTTAATGGCCGAAATCAGCAGCGTATTATTATCCGCAAAGTCATAGCTCAACACTTGGTCTATCTTGTCAGAGATAACGTAGCGTTGGGTTATTTTTTCATTGGCATCAATCTTCACAAGGCGGGTTTTGCCACGTTCGTAATAAAGCACCCCTATGTTTTTTCCGCCGGGTTCCCATGCAAGCACAGGGTAGTTGTAGTTAATTACCTGGTACCCTTCGTGCTTACCGCCTGTAAAAATGGTCGATTCTTTCTTATCCCGCTTATCGTATATCTTCACCTGCCAATACCCGTTTTTGTTCATCACAAACGCCACCCTTTTACCGTTGGGGTGTGTTTTTAGTTGGGTATGGGGATAGCCTGAAACCTTATCGGGAATGTTCAGCAGTTTGCGGGGCACTTCGCGTTCGTTCTCACTATCCTTATATTTCTTTTCGTAATGTGCCAGCCAATCGTTTATCAATGCACTGCCGGATATGCCCAATACAAAATTAAAAGCACCCTCATAGCCTTTGCTAAGGCGGGTATAGTGCAATATTTCAGAAATGTATTTATCGCCGTATTTATCGCCTATGTAATTCCAAATACTATGGCCTGCTACAATAGCATCTTCCTCGCTCAGCCAGTTAAAATTTTTGTATTTACCTGATAAAATACCATCGCGAACGCGGCTATCAATATCCGTGTCCCAAGGGTTGGCTGCGTAAGCCGTTAAGCCTTTAAAAAACCACGACGGCAAAAACAATAAGCTTGACGATTGTACCCGCTCTTGTATAGTGTTGCCATAAATCATCTCACTAAGTATAATTTCGGCAATACCGCGTTTTATTTGTTGCTCAAAATTGGCGTGGGTTCCGTCGTACCAAGCAATCACTTTATTATCTACCACATAGGTGTAGCCGCCCACATTGTATAACTGTTCTTGTAGTCCGGTATTGCTTTGGCGCAGGTCTTCAATGGTGTTAAAAACAATAATTTCAACCTTACCGCCTACACGGTACGAGAACAGGTTTTCAATATCGCTGATGTTTTCCTCTGCCGTTTCGCGGGCAAATTCAGCAAGGTTTTTCCCACCTTGATAATAAAAGGCGTCAACGTTTTCGGTACTAAGTACCTGCCAATCGAAGTTTTTAAACGGAAGGCGGTTTTGACCGAAAGTGGTATTTACTCCTTGCGCCTTTGCAGACCCGAAGGCGATGAATAAAACAATAGATATATATATACTTCGCAAAGGAATGGACATGCTAATAGCAAACTTACTTATTTTATAAGTATAAACTGTTTATGGGGGCAAATTGTTGTAGTAAACGCAATTTTATAGACATACGGTTGTAGCAGAAACAACTATTTTTGAACCCTGTTTATGAAGGTAAAATACTTTACGTTTAATTTTTTTGGTGAGAACACCTACGTGTTGTACGATGAAACGGGTGAGTGTGTGATTGTTGACCCAGGATGTTATACCGCCGAAGAAGAAATGGCTCTTGCGGGGTTTATTGAAGAAATGCAGCTTACCCCTGTTAAATTACTTAATACACATTGCCATATCGACCATATTTTGGGAAATGATTTTGTGGCAAGAAAATACGGACTAGAGCTGTATTGCCATCCATACGAGATAGATTGGTTAACCCAAGCACCCCATTACGGTTTGGCAATGTACAATGTACGGGTAACTCCTTCGCCGCAGCCTGCCGGATTTTTAGAGGAAGGTGATATAGTAACGTTTGGAAATACAGAGCTGCAGGTATTGTTTGCCCCCGGTCACTCGGTGGGTAGTATTGTGTTTTATGATGCAGCGAGTAAAAAGGCAATTGTGGGCGATGTTATTTTTAACCGCAGTGTTGGCCGTACTGATTTACCGGGTGGTAATACCCAAACGCTAATGCAGTCTATCAAAACAAAAATATACACCCTGCCCGATGATACGGTGTTGTACCCCGGTCACATGGAGCCGACGACGGTAGGAGAGGAGAAGTTATACAATCCCTTTGTGAGAGGATAAACCAAGCACTATAAAAGAAAAAGCCCGAAAGAGATTCTCTTTCGGGCTTTTTTTATACGGTAACCGAAGCATTATTTGGTTTCGGTGTTGTTTTGAGATTTAAAGGCATCCAAGTTAAAGTGCAAGGTAAACCTAAGTGTGTTTTGTAAGGGGTGGCGTTGTTGTATTGGAGCAAGGTAAGCTGCATCTATACCAAACACCTTGTATTTAATACCCACACCAAAGGTTAAGTATTTACGGTTACCCTTATCAGGGTGTTCGTAAAAGAAACCCATACGGGCCGCCAACAATTTATCGTACCAATATTCTACACCGGCACCAATGTTAATTTCTTGAAGTTCTTCTTTAAAACCGTTTGGAGCATCGGTAAATGATTGCAACATACCTTGAATAACTGGCACATTCGGGTCTTTACCTTTTAGGATGATGGGCTTGCCATCAGGTCCTATTTTAGCAGTACCGTTGGGGTTACGGTCATATACAGGGTTGCTGGGTATCAACAATTTATTAAAGTCAAGCAAAAAGCCTACATCATTGTGTTCGTCAACAATGTACTTAGCATAACCGCCTATTTTAAGGTTTGTAGGAATGAATTGACGGTTGGCAGTGGTTGAATAAGTGATTTTGTTACCGATGTTAGAAATGTTGGCACCAAAAGCGTACTCAAGTTTTTTACCTTCAATTTTGGTACTGCGCCTGTAATAGGCCGATACGTCAGCCGCACCTGCAACACCTGAGTTTGAAGTAGCACCGCTTTGTTGCAAGCCACCTGTAAGGTTTGAGTAGATAAAACGACCCGTTACACCCATTGAGAAGTATTTTGAAAGCTGGGTGGCATAGGTTACATCTACTGCAAACTCATTGGGGTTGAATGAACCTAATGAGTTACCCTGTATATCAGTAAAGTTGATAGTACCCAATGAAAAATAGCGCAATGAAGCAGCCATAGTGCTTCGGCTGTTAATACGGCCATATCCTGTAAAATACAAGAAGTTTACGTCGTTTACCAATTGGCGCAGCCACGGGGTAACACCTGTTGATACACCACCTTTGTCTTGAATAAAAGCATACTTAGAGGGGTTCCAATGGGTTGAGTTTGCATCGGGGGTGAGGGCAACGCCCGCATCACCCAATGCACCCGAACGTGCATCAGTACTTATAAGCAAAAAGGGTACTGTGGTAGTTATAACAGTACGGTTTGTAAATTGGCCCTGAGCAAATGCCGGAGCAGCAAGCACAAGTAACAAAGCTCCGGAGATTAGTTTTTTAATCATTCCTACAAAAATTCTAATTGGCAAATATATTATTTAGCCCTACAATCTTATTTAATTAATACCATTTTCTCTGTTTGTTCAACGGTATCGTTTCCACAACGCACTTTCACCCTGAATAAGTATAATCCTTGTGAAATATTATTGCCATAATCATTGGCTATATCCCACTCAAGCCCGTCAACATTGGCGCTTGCATTTGGTATTACCGTATTCATGCTTTTTAATAATTGTCCGTTTAAAGTGTATATCTCTATATCAACGGTCAACTCTTTACCTTGTTTGTTGTGTTCAAAATAAAAGGTGGTTTTATCAGTAAAGGGGTTCGGGTAGTTCATCAAACGTTTGATAGCCAGTTTTTCAGAGTTTTCAACCACAAACTCGGTATATCCTTCTGCTGAGTTATTGTAAACGTCCCATACTTTTACTTTAATGCTGTGCAAACCTTCGCTCAGTCCGCTTAACGGATAGCGGATTTCGCCTGATTGGTAGCTGTCAAGTGTAGCTTGGTAGTAATCATTCAAAATCATCATAGAGCCACGGTCGCCATCCAATATAGCTGTTAAATCACGGCCTATACCGTTACCTGTGGTATTAATTCCGTTTAAGTCGGTAACCAAAGCCAATAAGGTAGGGCTTTCATTGGTTTCACCACCAAAGCGGAAGGTAGTGTCATTCATAAACAATCGTACTGTAGGTCCTTTAACATCAACCGGAGCACCCTGTTCAGTGCCAATTACCACAAGGCTGTCGTAATATCCGTGTGCATCAATATCTGAAGTGTTTGCGTAGTAGCTTATTTTAGAACTACCCTTGCTGTAAGAAATGTCTTGGGGAACGATGAAGCTAAACTCAAACGCGCCGTTTTTCACACTGGCTTTTCCTTTGTAAATAATGTTTTTATACATACCAAAGGGTAGCTTGTTACTGGTAGGGTCGTTGGCAAGAGTTGTCAATTTGCTTTCTTTGTCAAAAACGATGGGGTAAACGATGCCGTTAAAATCGGTTAATAGGTTGCCGTTGTGGTCCTGTACTTCACCTTTAATAGTAACTTTTGAAAGGGCTTTAGCAGTATCGCTAACGCTGCCGTTGGCAGGGGTGCCGTTAATTTCAGTCGTTACTACTTTTTGAGAAGGATAGGCCAAAGTAACAGCAGGGTCGCCCAGCAATGTAAAATTGCGGCTGTTTAGTGATAACTCTTTGTTTTTAGCGGTTCTAAACACGTCGCCTAAACGGGGAACGCGTCCATTGTGCAGTGAAAAAATGTTCTTTTCATACACAGCTCTATTAAGAATATGATTGGGGTATTGGTAAACCAATCGAACGGTGGTAAATAATGCAATACCGCCACCGTTGGGGTTTAGCAGCACTAATTCTCCTGCCGATGTTCTGCCCGGGTCGTCAAAACGGCTAAACTCGCAAGTAGCAGTAATAAACAAAGGCATGTTGTAGGGGTTGGTCCAAGCATTAATCATAGGTATATCTATAATTTGCTCGTGGGCCAAGCCTAACTCGCCACCGTGGCCGTTGTAATTAACAGTTAATGCCCCTTGGGTTACCCTTCTTGTAATTTGTTTGTTTACATCGGGGTAGCGGGTTCCGTTTCCTACAGATACTTGTTTAAAAGCATCTAAGTATATCTTATCAGTGTTATAGTTACGAAAATCTTTTTCTACAATGCCTGAAAAGGTTTGACCGTCTTTAAAGTGCTCGTTACCATCTTCATCATCGGCAATAAAACACACTTCATTTCTCCAGCTGCCAAAGCTTTTGTTGTTGGTGTAGCGTATTACTTTATCAACCATTTGTTGGGCTTGCTCGGCCGTTTGTACGGGGAACCTTCCTACTCCAATATCACTGGTTTCATCAGGCCCGCCATTTTCATCCCATTCACCCTCGCTGTCATCCATGTGGGTAAAGAAATCGTCTGAACAATATGAATACACAGGACTGTGTATGTTTCTGCTTTGGTAGGTGGGCACAAAATTGGTATTCTTTGCCAATCGGTCTTTATAATCGTACGATGCATCACCGAACATTAATAAGTAACGGATACTGTCTGTTTGGCCGGGACGGTCGTAAAACATTTTCAAAAAGTTACGGATAGCACTCACATCCTGCTTCCCCGATGAAAATTCATTATACACTTGTTGTGGAGTTACCACCACGGTATTCAGTCCGTCAAAATCTTTGTGGTGTTCAGCCAGTTTTTCAGCAGCCTTTAAAAAGTCAGGGTGGGCAACAATAACCATTTCAACATTGCGCAACCCGTGCAGGTTTTGGTTTTCAACAGCAGTTATGGCTTCGGGGCGTAAAAGGGTGGCATCGTCAAAGGCAACAAACGTGCGCAGTTTCTTAGTTTCTAAGGTAAAACGCCGTTGTTGTCCGTTTTTTCTGTGGGTTTGTCGTTGAGCATTTATGGGTGAGGTAACTTCCCAGATAGAAATGTTTTGACCGTTATCGTCAAAAACAAACTCGGTTAGGTTAGCACCGCCTATATTTTTATTGTCACGAATGATAACTTGCCCTCCACCGTTAAAACGCATTTGGCGGCGTGCAGCAATCTCAAAAAAGTTGAGCCATGCAGTGCAAGTAGGAGCAGGTTTATTAAGCGAGTAACGAAGATTAAGTGTATTACCGGTTACAAAAAATGAACCTTCGGTAGTGTCGGGAGTATCAATATAGTTGCCTTCGTAGCTAAAGGTAATACCATCAATAAGGTGATTCAATACCGGTTGACCGTTACAAGTGGTAAACACCGACATATTAACGGGAGTGCGTCCGATAACTTGTGAACGCATTTTTACAGGTTGGGCAATATCAAGGTCGGGTATTTCAAACGAGTAGTCGTACGAAAGTACCTTATCAAACTTTTCGCCAAACCATTCCCTGCCTGATTCTAAAAGGTTTTCTAAATCCTTTTCCTGAAAATAAAGCACATCACAGGTTGTAGAGGTATTAGTTGGTGTACCTGCATCTTCAGCTTGGTCGGCAATCCTTTTTCCGCCGGCAGCACCCACGGTTATATAGTAGTAGTTGCGGTCAGCATATTTGTGCGGGCGGTGTTTATACTTTAATGTAGTATAGTCAAACTCCCATACGTTTGGTCCTTCGGCATAAAACAGCAGGTAGTCGTTTCCGTCAAACTTTCCGTTTTGATTAAAATCTTTTACTTCAATTGGGTTCTCAACCAAATCATCGTTTTTAGTACCCAAATTAGACTGAGGGAGCATACCGCCGCCGTTACCATATAAACGAACAGCAGTAATGTCAGCACCGTTTGCATCCAACCCGGCATCGGCCAGTTGTGAAACTGTAACCCTGTGCACGCCTTCCTTAGCAACCGTTACCTTGGCCCATTTTCCGCTTGCCAGCACTGAGTTTTCCGCCCAGGTATAAGCAGCCGCAGTGGTAGCTTCTAATGAAGGTGTAGCGGTGAGCGTTATAGTAAATGATGTGATTTTCTTTACCTCGCCTGTACTATTATCTACCACCAACGGAATGAACAGCAAGCGACCTGCCGGTTTTCTGTTGAGTGTTAAATAATAAATAGTAGGGGTAAACTTATCAGGTGCATCAGCAGGGTTGATGGCCGCAAGTTCTTCGGGCAACAACGGCGCAGTTTCATAAGCCGTCAGTTCTGCCGATACTTTTGCAGGGTAATCCAACTCAAAGATATGAGAATACGATGGGGTAGGCGAGGCAACATTTTGCAAACTTGCGTTATCAAAGGTTATGTAAGGCTTACCTTCTTGCCCTTCAGCGGGTTTCACCACATGCCAGTTTATAGTTTGGCTAATGGTAAATACCTTCTGAGCTTGAGCAGAACTCAAGAAAAGGGCAATAAAAATTAACAAAAACTGTATTTTTAAAGTCTTCATGTTGTAACTTGCAAGTTGAACAATATTTTTTATAAATAAAGCGTTAAATGTGATGTTGCAATAACGTATAATTGCAAAGGTATAGTATGACGTTTTTACACACATAAGATACATACGATATATATGACCCAATATTTACTTAAAATGTTTAACAGCGTTAAAAATTTTGTTGCCGTGATAGCACTAATGCTTACTGCTATTGCTGCAAACGCACAGGATCCTGAATTTACGCAATTTTACGCAGCCCCCATATACACCAACCCTGCTTTGGCAGGTACTGCTGCTTGCGACGAAAGGCAAGCCGGCGGACGTATGGTGCTTAACTACCGTAACCAATGGCCCAGCTTACCCGGTACCTTCCGTACTTTTGCGGCTTCATTCGACCAACATGTGGACGGAATGAACGGTGGTGTTGGACTTATGGCTATGCGTGATGTGGCCGGTGACGGTTTGCTTACCACTACTTCGGTAAGCGGTGTGTATTCATACATGGCTTTGTTTGGCGGACGTAAAAGCAGCAAAAGGTTTGCTTTGCGTTTAGCTATTCAGGCAGGTTTGATGCAACGTGCCATTGATTTTAACAAATTGCGCTTTAGCGATCAGATTTTACCTAAAAAAGGATTTGTGTTGGATACAAAAGAGTCGTTTCCTAATAACTCAGTATCGTTCCCTAACTTTTCAGCAGGTGCTTTAATTTACTCTGGATCGTTTTATGCCGGTGTAGCAGTACACAATATAAATGAGCCTAACCAATCGTTTTTCAAAAACACCGACAGCGGTACTACATTGCCTCGCCGTTATACCGTGCATGCAGGTACAGTAATTCCGTTGAAGAAAACCAAGAAAAACCAAGAGCCCGAAATGACCATATCTCCCAATATTTTAATTATGACCCAGCAAAAGTTTTTCCAAACTAATATTGGGTTTTATTTAAATAAAGGACCTTTTGTGGCAGGTTTGTGGTTCCGTCAAACAGCACCAAACTCTGATGCTTTGATAGCTTTGGTAGGCTTCCGCTACCAACAATTTAAATTTGGTTATAGCTATGATATTACCGTATCGTCGGCGCGTTCTGCTGCGCCCGGCTCGCACGAAATTTCAGCCTCGGTTGAGTGGTGCGTGCGCAGTTCAAAACGATGGAAAAGATTAGTTTGTCCTGGATTTTAAAAAAAATATTTATACTTGCATAATTTTGCTTTAGTGAAAACCGTTTAAAATTAAAGCTGAACACTTAACACAATGATGAAAATAAATAAAATCAGCAGGTTTGCAGCATTAACAATGCTGGTTGCTGTTTTTTTCGCTTGTAAAAAGCCAAAAAGTGAAACCACCGGTTGGAATTATAATGATACCAAGTGGGGCGGAGTTCAAAAACTTGAATACGAAGGTCAAGAAAACGGTCCCGGTCTGGTACTTATCCAAGGTGGTAACTTCACAATGGGTTCAACCGAACAGGACGTATTGTACGATCACAACAACGTAGAAAGAAGGGTTACTGTTTCTAGTTTCTATATGGATGAAACTGAAGTAACAAACTTCCACTACTTAGAATATTTACATTGGTTGAACAGGGTATTTGTTGACTATCCTGAAGTTCACCAAAAAGCATTGCCTGATAGCAACTGCTGGCGCAGGAAATTGGCTTACAACGAGCCAATGATGCAATATTATTTCCGTCACCCTGCATACCGCGACTATCCAGTTGTGGGTGTTAGTTGGGTACAAGCTACCGGTTATGCTGCTTGGCGTACCGACCGCGTAAACGAGATGATATTGATACGTGAAGGTATTCACCAAGTGGGTGACCTTAACAACCAAACCAACGAAAACAACTTTAATACCGATGCTTACCTAAACAATCAATACGAAGGTTTGGTGAAAAACGATATTAAAGACATTGCTCCGGGTGGAACAACTCGCAAAGTACGTATGGAAGACGGTATCTTCTTACCTGATTACCGCTTGCCTACTGAAGCTGAGTGGGAATACGCAGCCGTTGGTAACTTGGGTAATACCTTGTATGAAAACGTTAACACCAAGAAAATTTATCCTTGGAACGGTTTAACAACCCGTAAAGGATCACCTGAGAAAAATCGTGGTGAGATTCAAGCCAACTTTAAACGTGATGCGGGTGATATGGCAGGTATCGCAGGTAAGTTGAACGATAACGGTATATTCACTACCCCTGTAAAAGCTTATTGGAAAAACGACCTAGGTTTATATAACATGGGCGGTAACGTAAGTGAGTGGGTAATGGATGTATATCGTCCACTAAGCTTTGAAGACATTGAAGACCTTAACCCATTCCGTGGT contains the following coding sequences:
- a CDS encoding MBL fold metallo-hydrolase, translated to MKVKYFTFNFFGENTYVLYDETGECVIVDPGCYTAEEEMALAGFIEEMQLTPVKLLNTHCHIDHILGNDFVARKYGLELYCHPYEIDWLTQAPHYGLAMYNVRVTPSPQPAGFLEEGDIVTFGNTELQVLFAPGHSVGSIVFYDAASKKAIVGDVIFNRSVGRTDLPGGNTQTLMQSIKTKIYTLPDDTVLYPGHMEPTTVGEEKLYNPFVRG
- the porV gene encoding type IX secretion system outer membrane channel protein PorV; its protein translation is MIKKLISGALLLVLAAPAFAQGQFTNRTVITTTVPFLLISTDARSGALGDAGVALTPDANSTHWNPSKYAFIQDKGGVSTGVTPWLRQLVNDVNFLYFTGYGRINSRSTMAASLRYFSLGTINFTDIQGNSLGSFNPNEFAVDVTYATQLSKYFSMGVTGRFIYSNLTGGLQQSGATSNSGVAGAADVSAYYRRSTKIEGKKLEYAFGANISNIGNKITYSTTANRQFIPTNLKIGGYAKYIVDEHNDVGFLLDFNKLLIPSNPVYDRNPNGTAKIGPDGKPIILKGKDPNVPVIQGMLQSFTDAPNGFKEELQEINIGAGVEYWYDKLLAARMGFFYEHPDKGNRKYLTFGVGIKYKVFGIDAAYLAPIQQRHPLQNTLRFTLHFNLDAFKSQNNTETK
- the porU gene encoding type IX secretion system sortase PorU; this translates as MYLMCVKTSYYTFAIIRYCNITFNALFIKNIVQLASYNMKTLKIQFLLIFIALFLSSAQAQKVFTISQTINWHVVKPAEGQEGKPYITFDNASLQNVASPTPSYSHIFELDYPAKVSAELTAYETAPLLPEELAAINPADAPDKFTPTIYYLTLNRKPAGRLLFIPLVVDNSTGEVKKITSFTITLTATPSLEATTAAAYTWAENSVLASGKWAKVTVAKEGVHRVTVSQLADAGLDANGADITAVRLYGNGGGMLPQSNLGTKNDDLVENPIEVKDFNQNGKFDGNDYLLFYAEGPNVWEFDYTTLKYKHRPHKYADRNYYYITVGAAGGKRIADQAEDAGTPTNTSTTCDVLYFQEKDLENLLESGREWFGEKFDKVLSYDYSFEIPDLDIAQPVKMRSQVIGRTPVNMSVFTTCNGQPVLNHLIDGITFSYEGNYIDTPDTTEGSFFVTGNTLNLRYSLNKPAPTCTAWLNFFEIAARRQMRFNGGGQVIIRDNKNIGGANLTEFVFDDNGQNISIWEVTSPINAQRQTHRKNGQQRRFTLETKKLRTFVAFDDATLLRPEAITAVENQNLHGLRNVEMVIVAHPDFLKAAEKLAEHHKDFDGLNTVVVTPQQVYNEFSSGKQDVSAIRNFLKMFYDRPGQTDSIRYLLMFGDASYDYKDRLAKNTNFVPTYQSRNIHSPVYSYCSDDFFTHMDDSEGEWDENGGPDETSDIGVGRFPVQTAEQAQQMVDKVIRYTNNKSFGSWRNEVCFIADDEDGNEHFKDGQTFSGIVEKDFRNYNTDKIYLDAFKQVSVGNGTRYPDVNKQITRRVTQGALTVNYNGHGGELGLAHEQIIDIPMINAWTNPYNMPLFITATCEFSRFDDPGRTSAGELVLLNPNGGGIALFTTVRLVYQYPNHILNRAVYEKNIFSLHNGRVPRLGDVFRTAKNKELSLNSRNFTLLGDPAVTLAYPSQKVVTTEINGTPANGSVSDTAKALSKVTIKGEVQDHNGNLLTDFNGIVYPIVFDKESKLTTLANDPTSNKLPFGMYKNIIYKGKASVKNGAFEFSFIVPQDISYSKGSSKISYYANTSDIDAHGYYDSLVVIGTEQGAPVDVKGPTVRLFMNDTTFRFGGETNESPTLLALVTDLNGINTTGNGIGRDLTAILDGDRGSMMILNDYYQATLDSYQSGEIRYPLSGLSEGLHSIKVKVWDVYNNSAEGYTEFVVENSEKLAIKRLMNYPNPFTDKTTFYFEHNKQGKELTVDIEIYTLNGQLLKSMNTVIPNASANVDGLEWDIANDYGNNISQGLYLFRVKVRCGNDTVEQTEKMVLIK
- a CDS encoding type IX secretion system membrane protein PorP/SprF encodes the protein MTQYLLKMFNSVKNFVAVIALMLTAIAANAQDPEFTQFYAAPIYTNPALAGTAACDERQAGGRMVLNYRNQWPSLPGTFRTFAASFDQHVDGMNGGVGLMAMRDVAGDGLLTTTSVSGVYSYMALFGGRKSSKRFALRLAIQAGLMQRAIDFNKLRFSDQILPKKGFVLDTKESFPNNSVSFPNFSAGALIYSGSFYAGVAVHNINEPNQSFFKNTDSGTTLPRRYTVHAGTVIPLKKTKKNQEPEMTISPNILIMTQQKFFQTNIGFYLNKGPFVAGLWFRQTAPNSDALIALVGFRYQQFKFGYSYDITVSSARSAAPGSHEISASVEWCVRSSKRWKRLVCPGF
- a CDS encoding SUMF1/EgtB/PvdO family nonheme iron enzyme, whose translation is MLVAVFFACKKPKSETTGWNYNDTKWGGVQKLEYEGQENGPGLVLIQGGNFTMGSTEQDVLYDHNNVERRVTVSSFYMDETEVTNFHYLEYLHWLNRVFVDYPEVHQKALPDSNCWRRKLAYNEPMMQYYFRHPAYRDYPVVGVSWVQATGYAAWRTDRVNEMILIREGIHQVGDLNNQTNENNFNTDAYLNNQYEGLVKNDIKDIAPGGTTRKVRMEDGIFLPDYRLPTEAEWEYAAVGNLGNTLYENVNTKKIYPWNGLTTRKGSPEKNRGEIQANFKRDAGDMAGIAGKLNDNGIFTTPVKAYWKNDLGLYNMGGNVSEWVMDVYRPLSFEDIEDLNPFRGNEFKVKQTDADGYVDEKDSLGRIIYKNVDPDPNRLNYQQAENKGYLDEEEYVERDQRYEYSVTSLVNNKARVYKGGSWDDRAYWVSPGTRRFLDENQNLATLGFRCAMTRVGNPSGNR